From a region of the Globicephala melas chromosome 19, mGloMel1.2, whole genome shotgun sequence genome:
- the BRSK1 gene encoding serine/threonine-protein kinase BRSK1 isoform X1 has protein sequence MSSGGKEGGGGSPAYHLPHAHPHPPQHAQYVGPYRLEKTLGKGQTGLVKLGVHCITGQKVAIKIVNREKLSESVLMKVEREIAILKLIEHPHVLKLHDVYENKKYLYLVLEHVSGGELFDYLVKKGRLTPKEARKFFRQIVSALDFCHSYSICHRDLKPENLLLDEKNNIRIADFGMASLQVGDSLLETSCGSPHYACPEVIKGEKYDGRRADMWSCGVILFALLVGALPFDDDNLRQLLEKVKRGVFHMPHFIPPDCQSLLRGMIEVEPEKRLSLEQIQKHPWYLGGKHEPDPCLEPTPGRRVAMRSLPSNGELDPDVLESMASLGCFRDRERLHRELRSEEENQEKMIYYLLLDRKERYPSCEDQDLPPRNDVDPPRKRVDSPMLSRHGKRRPERKSMEVLSITDAGGGGSPVPTRRALEMAQHSQRSRSVSGASTGLSSSPLSSPRSPVFSFSPEPAGDEARGGGSPTSKTQTLPSRGPRGGGAGEQPPPPSARSTPLPGPPGSPRSSGGTPLHSPLHTPRASPTGTPGTTPPPSPGGGVGGAAWRSRLNSIRNSFLGSPRFHRRKMQVPTAEEMSSLTPESSPELAKRSWFGNFISLDKEEQIFLVLKDKPLSSIKADIVHAFLSIPSLSHSVLSQTSFRAEYKASGGPSVFQKPVRFQVDISSSEGPEPSPRRDGSGGGGIYSVTFTLISGPSRRFKRVVETIQAQLLSTHDQPSVQALADEKNGAQTRPAGTPPRSLQPPPGRPDPELTSSPRRGPPKDKKLLATNGTPLP, from the exons ATGTCGTCCGGGGGCAAGGAGGGGGGCGGGGGCTCCCCTGCCTACCACCTCCCGCAcgcacacccacacccaccccagcaCGCCCAATATGTGGGCCCCTATCGGCTGGAGAAGACGCTGGGCAAAGGACAGACAG GTCTGGTTAAACTCGGGGTCCACTGCATCACGGGCCAGAAGGTTGCCATCAAGATCGTGAACCGGGAGAAGCTGTCCGAGTCGGTGCTGATgaag GTGGAGCGGGAGATTGCCATCCTGAAGCTCATTGAGCACCCACATGTCCTCAAGCTCCACGACGTCTACGAGAACAAGAAATATTT GTACCTGGTTCTGGAGCACGTGTCTGGAGGTGAGCTGTTCGACTACCTGGTAAAGAAGGGGAGACTGACCCCCAAGGAGGCCCGGAAGTTCTTCCGCCAGATCGTGTCGGCGCTGGACTTCTGCCACAGCTACTCCATCTG CCACAGAGACCTGAAGCCTGAGAACCTGCTTCTGGACGAGAAAAACAACATTCGCATCGCGGACTTCGGCATGGCGTCCCTGCAGGTGGGGGACAGCCTCCTGGAGACCAGCTGTGG gtccCCTCACTATGCATGCCCAGAGGTGATTAAG GGGGAAAAGTACGATGGCCGCCGGGCGGACATGTGGAGCTGTGGAGTCATCCTGTTCGCCCTGCTTGTG GGGGCTCTGCCCTTCGACGATGACAACCTCCGCCAGCTGCTGGAGAAGGTGAAACGAGGCGTCTTCCACATGCCCCACTTCATTCCTCCAGACTGCCAGAGCCTCCTGAGGGGGATGATCGAAGTGGAGCCGGAGAAAAGGCTCAGC CTGGAGCAAATTCAGAAACATCCCTGGTACCT GGGCGGGAAACACGAACCAGACCCGTGCCTGGAGCCAACCCCAGGCCGCCGGGTGGCCATGCGGAGCCTGCCATCAAACGGAGAGCTGGACCCTGATGTCCTGGAGAGCATGGCTTCACTGGGTTGCTTCAGGGACCGCGAACGGCTGCATCGCGAGCTCCGCAGCGAGGA GGAGAACCAAGAAAAGATGATATATTATCTGCTTTTGGATCGGAAGGAGCGGTATCCCAGCTGTGAGGACCAGGACCTACCTCCTCGGAATGATGTTG ACCCACCCCGGAAGCGTGTGGATTCCCCCATGCTGAGCCGTCATGGGAAGCGGCGGCCAGAGCGGAAGTCCATGGAAGTCCTGAGCATCACGGATGCCGGGGGTGGTGGCTCCCCGGTGCCCACCCGACGGGCCCTGGAGATGGCCCAGCACAGCCAGAG ATCCCGTAGTGTCAGTGGAGCCTCCACTGGTCTGTCATCCAGCCCTCTGAGCAGCCCAAGG AGTCcggtcttttccttctcaccGGAGCCCGCTGGAGATGAGGCCCGGGGTGGGGGCTCACCGACTTCCAAAACGCAGACGCTGCCTTCTCGGGGCCCCAGGGGTGGGGGCGCCGGggagcagccccctccccccagtgccCGCTCCACACCCCTGCCCGGCCCCCCAGGCTCCCCACGCTCCTCCGGGGGGACCCCCTTGCACTCGCCCCTGCACACGCCCCGGGCCAGCCCCACTGGGACCCCAGGGACAACGCCGCCCCCCAGCCCCGGCGGTGGCGTCGGGGGAGCCGCCTGGAGGAGTCGTCTCAACTCCATACGCAACAGCTTCCTGGGCTCCCCACGCTTTCACCGGCGCAAGATGCAGG tccccactGCCGAGGAGATGTCCAGTTTGACGCCAGAGTCCTCTCCAGA GCTGGCAAAACGCTCCTGGTTCGGGAACTTCATATCcttggacaaagaagaacaaatattcCTCGTGCTAAAGGATAAACCTCTCAGCAGCATCAAAGCGGACATTGTCCATGCCTTCCTGTCG ATCCCCAGCCTGAGTCATAGTGTGCTGTCACAGACCAGCTTCAGGGCTGAGTATAAGGCCAGTGGTGGCCCCTCCGTCTTCCAGAAGCCTGTCCGCTTCCAGGTGGACATCAGCTCCTCTGAGGGTCCAGAGCCCTCCCCCCGGCGGGACGGCAGCGGTGGTGGTGGCATCTACTCTGTCACCTTTACTCTCATCTCCG GTCCCAGCCGTCGGTTCAAGCGGGTTGTAGAGACCATCCAGGCTCAGCTGCTGAGCACTCATGACCAGCCCTCCGTGCAGGCCCTGGCAG ACGAGAAGAATGGCGCCCAGACCCGGCCTGCCGGGACCCCGCCCCGAAGCCTGCAGCCCCCGCCCGGCCGCCCAGACCCAGAGCTGACCAGCTCTCCCCGCCGAGGCCCCCCTAAGGACAAGAAGCTCCTGGCCACCAACGGGACCCCCCTACCCTGA
- the BRSK1 gene encoding serine/threonine-protein kinase BRSK1 isoform X3: MSSSSTTSTRTRNICRYLVLEHVSGGELFDYLVKKGRLTPKEARKFFRQIVSALDFCHSYSICHRDLKPENLLLDEKNNIRIADFGMASLQVGDSLLETSCGSPHYACPEVIKGEKYDGRRADMWSCGVILFALLVGALPFDDDNLRQLLEKVKRGVFHMPHFIPPDCQSLLRGMIEVEPEKRLSLEQIQKHPWYLGGKHEPDPCLEPTPGRRVAMRSLPSNGELDPDVLESMASLGCFRDRERLHRELRSEEENQEKMIYYLLLDRKERYPSCEDQDLPPRNDVDPPRKRVDSPMLSRHGKRRPERKSMEVLSITDAGGGGSPVPTRRALEMAQHSQRSRSVSGASTGLSSSPLSSPRSPVFSFSPEPAGDEARGGGSPTSKTQTLPSRGPRGGGAGEQPPPPSARSTPLPGPPGSPRSSGGTPLHSPLHTPRASPTGTPGTTPPPSPGGGVGGAAWRSRLNSIRNSFLGSPRFHRRKMQVPTAEEMSSLTPESSPELAKRSWFGNFISLDKEEQIFLVLKDKPLSSIKADIVHAFLSIPSLSHSVLSQTSFRAEYKASGGPSVFQKPVRFQVDISSSEGPEPSPRRDGSGGGGIYSVTFTLISGPSRRFKRVVETIQAQLLSTHDQPSVQALADEKNGAQTRPAGTPPRSLQPPPGRPDPELTSSPRRGPPKDKKLLATNGTPLP; the protein is encoded by the exons ATGTCCTCAAGCTCCACGACGTCTACGAGAACAAGAAATATTTGTAG GTACCTGGTTCTGGAGCACGTGTCTGGAGGTGAGCTGTTCGACTACCTGGTAAAGAAGGGGAGACTGACCCCCAAGGAGGCCCGGAAGTTCTTCCGCCAGATCGTGTCGGCGCTGGACTTCTGCCACAGCTACTCCATCTG CCACAGAGACCTGAAGCCTGAGAACCTGCTTCTGGACGAGAAAAACAACATTCGCATCGCGGACTTCGGCATGGCGTCCCTGCAGGTGGGGGACAGCCTCCTGGAGACCAGCTGTGG gtccCCTCACTATGCATGCCCAGAGGTGATTAAG GGGGAAAAGTACGATGGCCGCCGGGCGGACATGTGGAGCTGTGGAGTCATCCTGTTCGCCCTGCTTGTG GGGGCTCTGCCCTTCGACGATGACAACCTCCGCCAGCTGCTGGAGAAGGTGAAACGAGGCGTCTTCCACATGCCCCACTTCATTCCTCCAGACTGCCAGAGCCTCCTGAGGGGGATGATCGAAGTGGAGCCGGAGAAAAGGCTCAGC CTGGAGCAAATTCAGAAACATCCCTGGTACCT GGGCGGGAAACACGAACCAGACCCGTGCCTGGAGCCAACCCCAGGCCGCCGGGTGGCCATGCGGAGCCTGCCATCAAACGGAGAGCTGGACCCTGATGTCCTGGAGAGCATGGCTTCACTGGGTTGCTTCAGGGACCGCGAACGGCTGCATCGCGAGCTCCGCAGCGAGGA GGAGAACCAAGAAAAGATGATATATTATCTGCTTTTGGATCGGAAGGAGCGGTATCCCAGCTGTGAGGACCAGGACCTACCTCCTCGGAATGATGTTG ACCCACCCCGGAAGCGTGTGGATTCCCCCATGCTGAGCCGTCATGGGAAGCGGCGGCCAGAGCGGAAGTCCATGGAAGTCCTGAGCATCACGGATGCCGGGGGTGGTGGCTCCCCGGTGCCCACCCGACGGGCCCTGGAGATGGCCCAGCACAGCCAGAG ATCCCGTAGTGTCAGTGGAGCCTCCACTGGTCTGTCATCCAGCCCTCTGAGCAGCCCAAGG AGTCcggtcttttccttctcaccGGAGCCCGCTGGAGATGAGGCCCGGGGTGGGGGCTCACCGACTTCCAAAACGCAGACGCTGCCTTCTCGGGGCCCCAGGGGTGGGGGCGCCGGggagcagccccctccccccagtgccCGCTCCACACCCCTGCCCGGCCCCCCAGGCTCCCCACGCTCCTCCGGGGGGACCCCCTTGCACTCGCCCCTGCACACGCCCCGGGCCAGCCCCACTGGGACCCCAGGGACAACGCCGCCCCCCAGCCCCGGCGGTGGCGTCGGGGGAGCCGCCTGGAGGAGTCGTCTCAACTCCATACGCAACAGCTTCCTGGGCTCCCCACGCTTTCACCGGCGCAAGATGCAGG tccccactGCCGAGGAGATGTCCAGTTTGACGCCAGAGTCCTCTCCAGA GCTGGCAAAACGCTCCTGGTTCGGGAACTTCATATCcttggacaaagaagaacaaatattcCTCGTGCTAAAGGATAAACCTCTCAGCAGCATCAAAGCGGACATTGTCCATGCCTTCCTGTCG ATCCCCAGCCTGAGTCATAGTGTGCTGTCACAGACCAGCTTCAGGGCTGAGTATAAGGCCAGTGGTGGCCCCTCCGTCTTCCAGAAGCCTGTCCGCTTCCAGGTGGACATCAGCTCCTCTGAGGGTCCAGAGCCCTCCCCCCGGCGGGACGGCAGCGGTGGTGGTGGCATCTACTCTGTCACCTTTACTCTCATCTCCG GTCCCAGCCGTCGGTTCAAGCGGGTTGTAGAGACCATCCAGGCTCAGCTGCTGAGCACTCATGACCAGCCCTCCGTGCAGGCCCTGGCAG ACGAGAAGAATGGCGCCCAGACCCGGCCTGCCGGGACCCCGCCCCGAAGCCTGCAGCCCCCGCCCGGCCGCCCAGACCCAGAGCTGACCAGCTCTCCCCGCCGAGGCCCCCCTAAGGACAAGAAGCTCCTGGCCACCAACGGGACCCCCCTACCCTGA
- the BRSK1 gene encoding serine/threonine-protein kinase BRSK1 isoform X2: protein MSSGGKEGGGGSPAYHLPHAHPHPPQHAQYVGPYRLEKTLGKGQTGLVKLGVHCITGQKVAIKIVNREKLSESVLMKVEREIAILKLIEHPHVLKLHDVYENKKYLYLVLEHVSGGELFDYLVKKGRLTPKEARKFFRQIVSALDFCHSYSICHRDLKPENLLLDEKNNIRIADFGMASLQVGDSLLETSCGSPHYACPEVIKGEKYDGRRADMWSCGVILFALLVGALPFDDDNLRQLLEKVKRGVFHMPHFIPPDCQSLLRGMIEVEPEKRLSLEQIQKHPWYLGGKHEPDPCLEPTPGRRVAMRSLPSNGELDPDVLESMASLGCFRDRERLHRELRSEEENQEKMIYYLLLDRKERYPSCEDQDLPPRNDVDPPRKRVDSPMLSRHGKRRPERKSMEVLSITDAGGGGSPVPTRRALEMAQHSQRSRSVSGASTGLSSSPLSSPRSPVFSFSPEPAGDEARGGGSPTSKTQTLPSRGPRGGGAGEQPPPPSARSTPLPGPPGSPRSSGGTPLHSPLHTPRASPTGTPGTTPPPSPGGGVGGAAWRSRLNSIRNSFLGSPRFHRRKMQVPTAEEMSSLTPESSPELAKRSWFGNFISLDKEEQIFLVLKDKPLSSIKADIVHAFLSIPSLSHSVLSQTSFRAEYKASGGPSVFQKPVRFQVDISSSEGPEPSPRRDGSGGGGIYSVTFTLISGPSRRFKRVVETIQAQLLSTHDQPSVQALADAQTLLTPLGLAFKDLGVPPGAGEVCAPGGRGFPSPNSPGLREQNSLSARDQ, encoded by the exons ATGTCGTCCGGGGGCAAGGAGGGGGGCGGGGGCTCCCCTGCCTACCACCTCCCGCAcgcacacccacacccaccccagcaCGCCCAATATGTGGGCCCCTATCGGCTGGAGAAGACGCTGGGCAAAGGACAGACAG GTCTGGTTAAACTCGGGGTCCACTGCATCACGGGCCAGAAGGTTGCCATCAAGATCGTGAACCGGGAGAAGCTGTCCGAGTCGGTGCTGATgaag GTGGAGCGGGAGATTGCCATCCTGAAGCTCATTGAGCACCCACATGTCCTCAAGCTCCACGACGTCTACGAGAACAAGAAATATTT GTACCTGGTTCTGGAGCACGTGTCTGGAGGTGAGCTGTTCGACTACCTGGTAAAGAAGGGGAGACTGACCCCCAAGGAGGCCCGGAAGTTCTTCCGCCAGATCGTGTCGGCGCTGGACTTCTGCCACAGCTACTCCATCTG CCACAGAGACCTGAAGCCTGAGAACCTGCTTCTGGACGAGAAAAACAACATTCGCATCGCGGACTTCGGCATGGCGTCCCTGCAGGTGGGGGACAGCCTCCTGGAGACCAGCTGTGG gtccCCTCACTATGCATGCCCAGAGGTGATTAAG GGGGAAAAGTACGATGGCCGCCGGGCGGACATGTGGAGCTGTGGAGTCATCCTGTTCGCCCTGCTTGTG GGGGCTCTGCCCTTCGACGATGACAACCTCCGCCAGCTGCTGGAGAAGGTGAAACGAGGCGTCTTCCACATGCCCCACTTCATTCCTCCAGACTGCCAGAGCCTCCTGAGGGGGATGATCGAAGTGGAGCCGGAGAAAAGGCTCAGC CTGGAGCAAATTCAGAAACATCCCTGGTACCT GGGCGGGAAACACGAACCAGACCCGTGCCTGGAGCCAACCCCAGGCCGCCGGGTGGCCATGCGGAGCCTGCCATCAAACGGAGAGCTGGACCCTGATGTCCTGGAGAGCATGGCTTCACTGGGTTGCTTCAGGGACCGCGAACGGCTGCATCGCGAGCTCCGCAGCGAGGA GGAGAACCAAGAAAAGATGATATATTATCTGCTTTTGGATCGGAAGGAGCGGTATCCCAGCTGTGAGGACCAGGACCTACCTCCTCGGAATGATGTTG ACCCACCCCGGAAGCGTGTGGATTCCCCCATGCTGAGCCGTCATGGGAAGCGGCGGCCAGAGCGGAAGTCCATGGAAGTCCTGAGCATCACGGATGCCGGGGGTGGTGGCTCCCCGGTGCCCACCCGACGGGCCCTGGAGATGGCCCAGCACAGCCAGAG ATCCCGTAGTGTCAGTGGAGCCTCCACTGGTCTGTCATCCAGCCCTCTGAGCAGCCCAAGG AGTCcggtcttttccttctcaccGGAGCCCGCTGGAGATGAGGCCCGGGGTGGGGGCTCACCGACTTCCAAAACGCAGACGCTGCCTTCTCGGGGCCCCAGGGGTGGGGGCGCCGGggagcagccccctccccccagtgccCGCTCCACACCCCTGCCCGGCCCCCCAGGCTCCCCACGCTCCTCCGGGGGGACCCCCTTGCACTCGCCCCTGCACACGCCCCGGGCCAGCCCCACTGGGACCCCAGGGACAACGCCGCCCCCCAGCCCCGGCGGTGGCGTCGGGGGAGCCGCCTGGAGGAGTCGTCTCAACTCCATACGCAACAGCTTCCTGGGCTCCCCACGCTTTCACCGGCGCAAGATGCAGG tccccactGCCGAGGAGATGTCCAGTTTGACGCCAGAGTCCTCTCCAGA GCTGGCAAAACGCTCCTGGTTCGGGAACTTCATATCcttggacaaagaagaacaaatattcCTCGTGCTAAAGGATAAACCTCTCAGCAGCATCAAAGCGGACATTGTCCATGCCTTCCTGTCG ATCCCCAGCCTGAGTCATAGTGTGCTGTCACAGACCAGCTTCAGGGCTGAGTATAAGGCCAGTGGTGGCCCCTCCGTCTTCCAGAAGCCTGTCCGCTTCCAGGTGGACATCAGCTCCTCTGAGGGTCCAGAGCCCTCCCCCCGGCGGGACGGCAGCGGTGGTGGTGGCATCTACTCTGTCACCTTTACTCTCATCTCCG GTCCCAGCCGTCGGTTCAAGCGGGTTGTAGAGACCATCCAGGCTCAGCTGCTGAGCACTCATGACCAGCCCTCCGTGCAGGCCCTGGCAG ATGCTCAGACTCTTCTGACCCCGCTGGGCCTGGCTTTCAAGGACTTGGGCGTCCCCCCGGGCGCGGGCGAGGTCTGTGCTCCagggggaaggggcttcccttcACCCAACAGCCCCGGTCTTCGGGAGCAGAATTCCCTATCAGCCAGGGATCAGTGA